One window of the Seriola aureovittata isolate HTS-2021-v1 ecotype China chromosome 22, ASM2101889v1, whole genome shotgun sequence genome contains the following:
- the LOC130163850 gene encoding 4-galactosyl-N-acetylglucosaminide 3-alpha-L-fucosyltransferase 9-like — MSSSFHRPSLHKVAFSCLLAVCVLVLFFVYYKPEINFPTYLCAKEAQAQVSNHSADQHINSLHNDTQRVQAASEDAELDTLLLIWMWPFGNKFDLNCNIFNIRCNLTVDKSLYHKANGVIFHHRSLKVASLPKEQRPWFQKWVWFNMESPTFSRPIPEINHLFNLTCNYRPDSNIPVPYGQLLPLSSGIEGFELPPKDKLVCWIVSHWNPNFRRVQFYNELKKHVQINTYGRAFGQRVSYGNYMKIVSSCKFYLSFENSIHKHYITEKLYRPLKLGSVPIVLGPPRQDYEDHTPADSFIHVDDFSTPKELAERILYLERNITEYMKYFNWKNRYEVQWFRFGQENACRTCSYLQKNRRYQALHDLNKWYWD; from the coding sequence ATGTCCTCAAGCTTCCACAGGCCCTCCCTGCACAAGGTTGCCTTCAGCTGCCTGCTGGCAGTGTGTGTCCTAGTCCTTTTCTTTGTATACTACAAGCCTGAAATCAATTTCCCCACATATCTGTGTGCAAAGGAAGCACAGGCCCAGGTCTCGAACCATTCAGCAGACCAGCACATCAACTCACTTCATAATGACACCCAGAGGGTCCAGGCTGCATCAGAGGACGCTGAGCTCGACACTCTTCTGTTGATCTGGATGTGGCCATTTGGCAACAAGTTTGATCTCAACTGCAATATATTCAATATCAGATGCAACTTGACAGTTGACAAGTCTCTCTACCATAAAGCCAACGGGGTCATCTTCCACCACAGGAGCTTAAAGGTTGCATCTTTACCGAAAGAGCAACGTCCCTGGTTTCAGAAATGGGTGTGGTTTAATATGGAGTCACCTACATTCTCTCGTCCAATCCCTGAAATCAATCACTTATTCAACTTGACATGCAATTATCGCCCCGATTCAAATATTCCTGTGCCTTATGGGCAATTGTTGCCACTATCATCTGGCATTGAGGGTTTTGAACTGCCACCAAAGGACAAGTTGGTCTGTTGGATTGTGAGCCACTGGAATCCGAACTTCAGAAGAGTTCAGTTCtacaatgaactgaaaaaacatGTCCAGATAAACACTTACGGGAGGGCTTTTGGCCAACGTGTGAGTTATGGAAACTATATGAAGATAGTGTCTAGTTGTAAATTCTACCTCTCCTTTGAAAACTCTATTCACAAACACTATATTACAGAGAAGTTATATCGTCCTCTGAAGCTAGGAAGTGTACCAATAGTTTTGGGACCTCCAAGACAAGATTATGAGGACCACACCCCAGCGGattctttcattcatgtcgATGACTTTTCCACTCCAAAGGAGTTGGCAGAGAGGATACTTTACCTCGAACGAAATATTACTGAATACATGAAATACTTCAATTGGAAAAACAGGTATGAAGTTCAATGGTTTAGGTTTGGCCAAGAAAATGCCTGCAGGACTTGTAGTTACTTACAAAAGAACAGAAGATACCAAGCTTTACATGATCTTAACAAATGGTACTGGGATTAA